One window of Hevea brasiliensis isolate MT/VB/25A 57/8 unplaced genomic scaffold, ASM3005281v1 Scaf413, whole genome shotgun sequence genomic DNA carries:
- the LOC110651347 gene encoding iridoid oxidase-like, with product MEYIYGFLVCATLFLSLFLVLCQNGKKWGNGTKNLPPGPPGWPLLGNIFDLGTVAHQTLQELKLKYGPVLRLRLGSMETVVIQSAKAAAELFKNHDASFCDRKCLDVLTSHNFRDGSLAVGQFSPYWRMLRRLCSIEMMTNKRINETASMRRKCIDQMIRSIEDNAVAANARGESIAVNLPRYLFIMAFNVVGNLMLSQDLLDSQSKEGYEFFQTLGKILVWAGKPNVADFFPFFKWLDPQGLKKNMLKDMGRALEIIEGFVKERIEKHKRNEEKAKDFLDTLLEFEGDGKDWQEKIPYEKIIIIIMEMFVAGSETTSTVIEWVMAELLRKPEAMRKVKEELNEVVGVNRNAEESDIEKLPYLQAVLKETLRLHPPVPLLVPRNTIQDTNFMGYHIPKDTQVLVNVWAIGRDPDSWEDPLSFRPERFLGSSIDYKGQNFELLPFGSGRRICVGMLLAQRIVLLGLASLIHCFDWELEKDSTPETLDMRERIGISVRKLVPLNVIPKRRPRKVTT from the exons ATGGAGTACATCTACGGTTTCCTAGTCTGCGCAACTCTTTTCTTATCACTGTTTCTGGTTCTATGCCAAAATGGAAAAAAGTGGGGAAATGGAACAAAGAACCTGCCTCCAGGGCCTCCAGGATGGCCCCTCTTGGGCAATATTTTCGATCTTGGAACCGTGGCCCATCAAACTCTACAGGAGCTGAAGTTGAAGTATGGACCTGTGCTCCGGTTAAGACTAGGATCCATGGAAACGGTAGTGATACAGTCGGCCAAGGCTGCGGCGGAGCTGTTCAAGAATCACGATGCCAGCTTCTGTGATCGTAAGTGTCTTGATGTATTAACGAGTCATAACTTCAGAGATGGGTCACTTGCAGTTGGCCAGTTTAGCCCATACTGGCGCATGCTTAGGCGTCTTTGCTCGATAGAAATGATGACCAATAAGCGAATCAATGAGACAGCCTCCATGCGGCGAAAGTGCATTGATCAAATGATAAG GAGTATTGAAGATAATGCAGTAGCTGCAAATGCAAGGGGAGAATCAATCGCAGTGAATTTACCTCGCTATCTCTTCATAATGGCATTTAACGTAGTTGGGAACCTCATGCTGTCACAAGACCTTCTGGATTCGCAAAGTAAAGAAGGGTATGAATTTTTTCAAACCCTGGGAAAGATTTTAGTGTGGGCAGGGAAGCCAAACGTAGCAGACTTTTTTCCATTCTTCAAATGGTTAGATCCACAAGGACTAAAGAAGAACATGTTGAAAGACATGGGACGAGCATTGGAGATTATTGAAGGGTTTGTGAAAGAGAGGATTGAGAAGCACAAACGGAATGAGGAGAAGGCTAAGGACTTTCTAGACACATTGTTGGAATTTGAAGGCGACGGAAAAGATTGGCAGGAGAAGATTCCATATGAAAAAATCATCATAATCATAATG GAAATGTTTGTTGCCGGGTCAGAGACTACAAGCACAGTAATAGAATGGGTCATGGCAGAGTTACTTCGCAAACCTGAAGCCATGAGAAAGGTTAAAGAAGAACTCAATGAAGTTGTTGGAGTAAATAGAAATGCTGAAGAAAGTGACATAGAGAAGCTGCCATATTTGCAAGCTGTTTTGAAGGAAACACTTCGGTTGCATCCTCCAGTTCCTTTACTCGTTCCGAGAAACACAATACAAGATACAAATTTCATGGGGTACCACATACCCAAAGATACTCAAGTTCTTGTGAATGTATGGGCAATAGGAAGAGATCCAGATTCTTGGGAAGATCCATTGTCCTTTAGGCCTGAGAGATTTCTTGGTTCAAGTATTGACTACAAAGGGCAAAATTTTGAGCTACTTCCATTTGGATCAGGAAGGCGGATTTGTGTAGGTATGTTATTGGCTCAACGAATAGTTCTCCTTGGTCTGGCATCTTTAATTCACTGTTTTGACTGGGAACTTGAGAAGGATTCAACCCCTGAAACCTTAGATATGAGAGAAAGGATTGGGATATCAGTGAGAAAGCTTGTGCCTTTGAATGTCATACCCAAGAGACGTCCAAGGAAAGTGACTACctga